Proteins found in one Pseudomonas marvdashtae genomic segment:
- a CDS encoding amino acid aminotransferase has protein sequence MHFDAIGRVPGDPILGLMEAYGADSNPGKFDLGVGVYKDAQGLTPILQSVKQAEQHLVDRQSTKTYIGGHGDAAFGQLINALVLGADSPLLAGKRVGATQTPGGTGALRLSADFIAQCLPGRGVWLSNPTWPIHETIFAAAGVKASHYPYVGADNRLDFEAMLATLNQAPKGDVVLLHACCHNPTGFDLTHEQWRQVLDVVRSRGLLPLIDFAYQGFGDGLEQDAWAVRLFAEALPEVLITSSCSKNFGLYRDRTGALIVCARDADKLVDIRSQLANIARNLWSTPPDHGAAVVATILGNPDLKGLWADEVEAMRLRIAQLRGGLLEALEPHGLRERFAHMGVQRGMFSYTGLSPEQVKQLRERHSVYMVGTGRANVAGIDATRLDALAEAIADVCR, from the coding sequence ATGCATTTCGATGCCATCGGTCGCGTGCCCGGCGACCCGATCCTCGGCCTGATGGAGGCCTACGGGGCGGACAGCAATCCCGGCAAGTTCGACCTCGGCGTCGGTGTGTACAAGGATGCCCAAGGCCTGACGCCGATTCTTCAGTCGGTGAAACAGGCTGAGCAGCACCTGGTAGACCGCCAATCCACCAAGACCTACATCGGTGGCCATGGCGACGCCGCGTTCGGCCAACTGATCAATGCACTGGTGCTGGGTGCCGACTCGCCGCTGCTCGCTGGGAAACGCGTCGGCGCCACCCAGACCCCGGGCGGCACCGGCGCCCTGCGCCTGAGCGCCGACTTCATCGCCCAATGCCTACCGGGCCGTGGCGTGTGGCTTAGCAACCCGACCTGGCCGATTCACGAAACCATCTTCGCCGCCGCGGGCGTCAAGGCCAGTCACTATCCCTACGTGGGCGCCGACAATCGCCTGGATTTCGAAGCAATGTTGGCGACCCTGAACCAGGCGCCCAAAGGGGATGTGGTGCTGCTGCATGCCTGCTGCCACAACCCCACCGGCTTCGACCTGACCCACGAGCAATGGCGCCAGGTGCTGGATGTGGTTCGCAGCCGCGGCCTGCTGCCGTTGATCGACTTCGCTTACCAGGGCTTTGGCGACGGGCTGGAACAGGACGCATGGGCCGTGCGGTTGTTTGCCGAAGCGTTGCCGGAAGTGCTGATCACCAGTTCATGCTCGAAGAACTTCGGGCTCTATCGCGACCGCACCGGCGCGCTGATTGTCTGTGCCCGCGATGCCGACAAATTGGTCGACATTCGCAGCCAACTGGCCAACATCGCCCGCAATCTGTGGTCAACGCCACCGGATCACGGCGCGGCGGTAGTGGCGACGATCCTGGGCAACCCGGACCTCAAGGGCCTGTGGGCCGACGAAGTGGAAGCCATGCGCCTGCGCATCGCTCAGTTGCGCGGTGGCCTGCTGGAGGCGCTCGAGCCCCACGGCTTGCGTGAGCGCTTCGCTCATATGGGCGTGCAACGAGGGATGTTTTCCTACACCGGCCTGTCGCCGGAGCAGGTCAAGCAATTGCGCGAGCGCCACAGCGTCTACATGGTCGGCACCGGCCGGGCCAACGTGGCCGGCATCGATGCGACGCGCCTGGATGCGCTGGCCGAGGCGATTGCGGATGTTTGCAGGTAA
- a CDS encoding NAD(P)H nitroreductase, with the protein MQALDALLNRVSVPRLVDPAPTPEQREVMFAAAMRAPDHGQLRPWRFLTVEGQARNRMGELLAEAARFNDPLVPEAVVEKALNGPLRAPLVVVVIARLQDHFKIPKSEQLLAAGCAAHGILLAAYAQGVGGVWRTGELAYSPHVARGLGLEEGEEVIGFLYLGTPQKEARTAPKVETAEFVSEWTGQ; encoded by the coding sequence ATGCAGGCTTTAGATGCTTTGCTCAACCGTGTTTCTGTCCCGCGTCTGGTGGACCCGGCGCCCACGCCCGAACAGCGCGAGGTGATGTTCGCGGCCGCGATGCGTGCGCCTGATCACGGCCAGTTGCGCCCATGGCGTTTCCTGACGGTAGAAGGACAAGCGCGCAATCGCATGGGTGAACTGCTGGCCGAAGCGGCTCGCTTCAATGACCCGCTGGTGCCCGAAGCCGTTGTGGAAAAGGCCCTCAACGGTCCGCTGCGCGCGCCGCTGGTCGTGGTGGTAATTGCGCGTTTGCAGGACCATTTCAAGATTCCGAAATCCGAACAATTGCTGGCGGCCGGCTGCGCGGCCCACGGCATCCTGCTGGCCGCTTATGCCCAAGGGGTAGGTGGCGTGTGGCGTACTGGTGAGTTGGCGTATTCGCCGCATGTGGCCCGGGGATTGGGCCTTGAAGAGGGGGAAGAGGTGATTGGTTTCCTCTACCTGGGCACGCCGCAGAAAGAAGCGCGCACGGCGCCGAAGGTTGAAACCGCAGAATTTGTCAGCGAGTGGACAGGCCAATAA
- a CDS encoding TrkH family potassium uptake protein: MALPTLRIIGFIIGIFLITLAIFMVVPMATLLIYERTSDLPSFLWSSMITFVAGLALVLPGRPEHIHLRPRDMYLLTVSSWLVVCVFAALPFLLTQHISYTDSFFESMSGITATGATVLSGLDTMSPGILMWRSLLHWLGGIGFIGMAVAILPLLRIGGMRLFQTESSDRSEKVMPRSHMVARLIVASYVGITILGTLALWWAGMSLFDAINHSMSAISTGGFSTSDLSLAKWTQPAVHWVIIVIMILGSLPFALYVSTLRGNRRALIKDQQVQGLLGVLLVTWLVLGTWYWITTDLHWLEALRHVALNVTSIVTTTGFALGDYSLWGNFSLMLFFYLGFVGGCSGSTAGGIKIFRFQVAYILLRANLNQLIHPRAVIKQKYNGHRLDEEIVRSILTFSFFFAITICVIALLLSLLGVEWMTALTGAASTVSGVGPGLGETIGPAGNFAPLPDAAKWILSGGMLLGRLEIITVFVLCIPAFWRH; this comes from the coding sequence ATGGCGTTGCCGACCCTGCGGATCATTGGTTTTATCATCGGCATCTTCCTGATCACCCTGGCGATCTTCATGGTCGTGCCGATGGCCACGTTGCTGATCTACGAGCGCACCAGCGACCTGCCGTCGTTCCTCTGGTCAAGCATGATTACCTTTGTTGCCGGGCTGGCCCTGGTTCTTCCGGGACGTCCCGAACACATTCACCTGCGCCCTCGTGACATGTATTTGCTGACCGTTAGCAGTTGGCTGGTGGTGTGCGTGTTTGCGGCGCTGCCCTTTTTGCTGACCCAGCACATCAGTTACACGGATTCGTTCTTTGAGAGCATGTCGGGCATCACCGCCACTGGCGCCACGGTCTTGAGCGGCCTGGACACGATGTCGCCGGGAATCCTGATGTGGCGCTCGCTGTTGCACTGGCTCGGTGGCATCGGTTTTATCGGCATGGCGGTGGCGATCCTGCCGCTGTTGCGAATCGGTGGCATGCGGCTGTTCCAGACCGAGTCTTCCGACCGTTCGGAAAAGGTCATGCCTCGCTCGCACATGGTAGCGCGGCTGATCGTGGCGTCCTACGTGGGCATCACCATCCTCGGCACCCTGGCCCTATGGTGGGCTGGGATGAGCCTGTTCGATGCAATCAACCACTCGATGTCGGCCATTTCCACCGGTGGTTTTTCCACTTCGGACCTGTCCCTGGCCAAATGGACCCAACCTGCCGTGCACTGGGTCATCATTGTCATCATGATCCTGGGCAGCCTGCCTTTCGCCTTGTATGTCTCGACGCTGCGCGGCAATCGCCGGGCGCTGATCAAGGACCAACAGGTCCAGGGGCTGCTCGGCGTGTTGCTGGTCACCTGGCTGGTGCTCGGCACCTGGTATTGGATCACCACCGACCTGCATTGGCTGGAAGCACTGCGGCACGTGGCGCTGAACGTGACGTCCATCGTCACCACCACCGGTTTCGCCCTTGGGGATTACAGCCTGTGGGGCAATTTTTCATTGATGCTGTTCTTTTACCTGGGGTTCGTCGGCGGTTGCTCGGGCTCGACGGCCGGTGGGATCAAGATCTTCCGTTTCCAGGTTGCCTACATCCTGCTCCGAGCCAACCTTAACCAACTGATCCACCCGCGCGCGGTGATCAAGCAGAAGTACAACGGTCATCGCCTCGATGAAGAAATTGTGCGTTCGATCCTGACGTTTTCGTTCTTCTTCGCCATCACCATCTGCGTGATCGCCCTGCTGCTGTCGCTGTTGGGCGTGGAATGGATGACGGCGCTGACCGGCGCAGCCAGCACCGTATCCGGCGTCGGCCCGGGCCTTGGCGAAACCATCGGCCCGGCCGGCAACTTCGCGCCGCTGCCGGACGCGGCCAAATGGATTCTTTCGGGCGGCATGCTGCTGGGCCGACTGGAGATCATCACGGTGTTCGTGCTGTGTATTCCGGCGTTCTGGCGTCACTGA
- a CDS encoding AraC family transcriptional regulator, producing MSERTTSSSWAMGIVKALEMDGLDCRALFKQLGLDYAALEDPDARFPQDSMTRLWQLAVTLSGNPAIGLNMGKVVRPASFHVVGYALMSSRTLVEGFQRLVRYQRIIAESAELSFRRLEEGYGLILTVHGDHLPPTRQSAEASMACALALCTWLTGRTLHPVKALFQGAEPVDVAPYQQVFGAPLVFDAPYDALIFQQGDVEAPLPTANEAMALLHDRFAGEYLARFSESRVTHQARQVLCRLLPQGEPKRDVVAQTLHLSQRTLQRRLQEEGTSFQSLLDDTRRELAEQYLAQPGMTLLEVAYLLGFADPSNFFRAFRRWFGTTPGEYRTRSATPLSDARTPEYTARTP from the coding sequence ATGAGCGAACGAACGACCTCTTCGAGCTGGGCGATGGGGATTGTCAAAGCGTTGGAAATGGATGGCCTGGACTGTCGGGCGCTGTTCAAGCAGTTGGGGTTGGATTATGCGGCGCTGGAGGATCCGGACGCGCGTTTTCCCCAGGACTCGATGACGCGGCTCTGGCAGTTGGCGGTGACGCTGTCGGGTAACCCTGCCATAGGTCTGAACATGGGCAAGGTGGTGCGCCCGGCATCGTTCCATGTGGTTGGTTACGCCTTGATGTCCAGTCGAACGTTGGTCGAAGGCTTCCAGCGCCTGGTGCGTTATCAGCGAATCATCGCCGAAAGTGCCGAGCTGAGTTTTCGTCGCCTGGAGGAAGGCTACGGGCTGATCCTGACGGTGCACGGCGACCACCTTCCGCCCACCCGCCAAAGTGCCGAAGCGTCCATGGCTTGTGCGCTGGCCTTGTGCACCTGGTTGACCGGACGCACCTTGCACCCGGTGAAGGCGCTTTTCCAAGGCGCAGAGCCCGTTGACGTTGCGCCTTATCAACAGGTTTTCGGTGCGCCGCTGGTGTTCGATGCGCCCTATGACGCGCTGATTTTCCAGCAGGGCGACGTGGAGGCGCCGCTGCCCACGGCGAACGAGGCGATGGCGCTGCTTCACGATCGGTTTGCCGGGGAGTACTTGGCGCGTTTCTCCGAAAGCCGCGTGACACACCAGGCGCGGCAAGTGCTTTGCCGGCTGCTGCCCCAGGGCGAGCCCAAGCGTGACGTCGTGGCGCAGACGTTGCACCTGTCGCAGCGCACCTTGCAGCGGCGCTTGCAGGAAGAGGGCACCAGTTTCCAGAGTCTGCTGGACGACACCCGTCGCGAGCTGGCCGAGCAATACCTGGCGCAACCGGGCATGACCTTGCTGGAAGTCGCCTATCTACTGGGTTTTGCCGACCCGAGCAATTTTTTCCGGGCCTTTCGTCGCTGGTTCGGGACCACGCCCGGCGAATACCGGACGCGCAGCGCGACTCCGCTCAGTGACGCCAGAACGCCGGAATACACAGCACGAACACCGTGA
- a CDS encoding DUF962 domain-containing protein, whose protein sequence is MENAKRFTTFAEFYPYYLGEHSNSTCRRLHFVGTSLVILILAMALVVGAWWLWAAVPVAGYGFAWVGHFFFEKNRPATFQHPLYSLLGDFVMYRDMLLGKVAF, encoded by the coding sequence TTGGAAAACGCCAAACGATTCACTACGTTCGCCGAGTTCTACCCGTATTACCTGGGCGAACACAGCAACAGCACCTGCCGGCGCTTGCATTTCGTCGGCACCTCCCTGGTCATCCTGATTCTCGCCATGGCCCTTGTCGTCGGCGCCTGGTGGCTGTGGGCCGCCGTGCCGGTGGCGGGCTACGGCTTCGCCTGGGTCGGGCACTTCTTCTTCGAAAAAAACCGCCCCGCCACCTTCCAGCATCCGCTCTATAGCCTGCTTGGCGATTTCGTCATGTACCGCGACATGTTGCTGGGCAAGGTTGCGTTCTAG
- a CDS encoding UDP-2,3-diacylglucosamine diphosphatase: protein MTSAELARPSRKQRVRTLWISDVHLGTRDCQAEHLSQFLKGYHTDKIYLVGDIIDGWKLRGGMYWPQAHTNVIRRLLTMSKRGTEVIYVTGNHDEFLRRYSKLILGNIQLVDEAVHVTADGRHLLVIHGDQFDVITRYHRWLAFLGDSAYEFTLTLNRWLNHWRARYGYGYWSLSAYLKHKVKTAVSFISDFEEAIAHECVKRELHGVVCGHIHHAEMRKVGEVEYLNCGDWVESCTALIEHWDGTIELYRLADAQAREALVKAELKVTEPA, encoded by the coding sequence ATGACCAGCGCCGAGCTCGCCAGACCCAGCCGCAAGCAGCGTGTTCGCACCCTGTGGATTTCCGATGTCCATCTGGGCACCCGGGACTGCCAGGCCGAGCACCTGTCGCAGTTTCTCAAGGGCTACCACACCGACAAGATCTACTTGGTGGGAGACATCATCGACGGCTGGAAGCTGCGCGGTGGCATGTATTGGCCTCAAGCCCATACCAACGTCATTCGCCGCTTGTTGACCATGAGCAAGCGCGGCACCGAAGTGATCTACGTCACCGGCAATCACGACGAGTTCCTGCGACGTTATTCAAAGCTGATCCTGGGCAATATCCAGTTGGTGGACGAAGCGGTGCACGTGACCGCCGATGGCCGGCACTTGTTGGTGATCCATGGCGATCAGTTTGACGTCATCACCCGTTACCACCGCTGGCTGGCGTTCCTCGGGGATTCGGCCTACGAGTTCACCCTCACGCTGAACCGCTGGCTCAACCATTGGCGGGCCCGTTATGGCTACGGCTACTGGTCGCTGTCGGCGTACCTCAAGCACAAGGTCAAGACCGCCGTCAGTTTCATCAGCGATTTTGAAGAAGCCATCGCCCATGAATGCGTGAAGCGCGAGTTGCACGGTGTGGTGTGCGGGCACATCCACCACGCGGAGATGCGCAAGGTGGGCGAAGTGGAATACCTCAACTGCGGCGACTGGGTCGAGTCGTGCACGGCATTGATCGAGCATTGGGACGGGACGATCGAGCTGTATCGACTGGCGGACGCCCAGGCGCGCGAGGCGCTGGTCAAGGCAGAGTTGAAAGTGACCGAGCCTGCCTAG